The Enterobacteriaceae endosymbiont of Macroplea mutica region GGTAAGTATAGTACAAAAAAAATAATATAAATTATATTCAATGTGTCGCAATATATTGGTTTATTCGCATAAATTACATTATAAAAGATTTAATAAAGGAATAATATATGTCTAGAATATGTTTTATAACAGGTAAAAAAACTATGAAAGGCCATAATCGTTCTCATGCTATGAATGCAACTAAAAGAAAATTTCTCCCTAATTTACATTATCATAA contains the following coding sequences:
- the rpmB gene encoding 50S ribosomal protein L28, with translation MSRICFITGKKTMKGHNRSHAMNATKRKFLPNLHYHKFWVQKYNKFIKLRISAKGLRLINKKGIESILNI